The window TGTTTATAGCATGTACAGTATGAGTTTGTGCAGttgtttagtattttatttggtCCTCAATGACATACATGAGCCGTGtataaaacgttttttgttGGATTATACATATCGACATGAGTTAAAGTTTATAATCCAATGTAAATCCAAgccatcttcaataaacaatgtgttttaatctcctttaaattaaacaacagATTAGTTCTTCAACCTACTGATTATGAACATGTGATCACTTATTAAAGGGCATAAGATGAGATAAGATAAGATGGTGGTTCTCTTTAAGCATTTAAGAAGAAACTGCTTATAGAGCTGATGCTTTGTGTCCTCCTGCACCTTTAGTATGagaatttaatattcatatgaGCCTATTAAGTTAAGAATAAGGACCAAATGCCCAGAGGTGAAAGCTAAAGAAGatttaaaacatcattaatgTAAATGATAGACATCTTAAAGTCAAAGACAATCActgaatatttacagtattaacTGTATCATGAAATAGTTACAGACCAAACCAAAATAACAGTAAAGCCCCAGAGTTCAGTGTTCACTGGAGACACGGTTACTCTGAGCTGCGGTGGACGGTTAACTGGACAGACGGTCATCTGGTACAAAGACTTCACAGCAATAGTTACCGGTGATCAAACAATGACACTGAGAGATGTGGGAGTCTCTGACGGAGGAAAATATGCATGTGCTGTAAGAGAACTGACAACCGTCAGTCAAGTACTCACGCTGACCGTGAGACGTaagtgatgtttgtttttacaggGCAACCTGATTTTGAGTTACTGTAGAATTATGAAAACGAACAGCATCCATCAACGGTAGAATGTGTTGTCAGTTAAATTAAACTTAACTTCACACAGAGAGGCCCAAGCCTGTAGCGCGCGTTCATCCCGACGGACGGGCGCTCGGGGGACAGACGGTCACTCTCACATGTGATCTACGGCAGATGGACGTCAGCAGCTGGACGTACAGCTGGAACAAAGACGATTCGCCGGTTCACGCGAGTGATTCACCGGAATACCGAATCGGTTCTGTTGATGAATCTCACGCGGGTCGCTACAGCTGTGCTGGACACGAGATCGGAGGATCCCGACACTCACACACCAGTGATGAAGTTACACTGAGCGTATCGGGTGAGAGTGAGTCAAGTATTTTAGACGCTAATCAACTCAtatcagctgtgtgtgtgtgtgtgtgtgtgtgtgtgtgtgtgtgtgtgtgtgtgtgtatgtacaaaACAACATGCCATAAAtctaaaaattgaaataaaattaattt is drawn from Puntigrus tetrazona isolate hp1 chromosome 7, ASM1883169v1, whole genome shotgun sequence and contains these coding sequences:
- the LOC122348156 gene encoding sialoadhesin-like isoform X1; the encoded protein is MELSPLPLILLLISKINPGRTQVTDQTKITVKPQSSVFTGDTVTLSCGGRLTGQTVIWYKDFTAIVTGDQTMTLRDVGVSDGGKYACAVRELTTVSQVLTLTVRQRPKPVARVHPDGRALGGQTVTLTCDLRQMDVSSWTYSWNKDDSPVHASDSPEYRIGSVDESHAGRYSCAGHEIGGSRHSHTSDEVTLSVSGEKAPLSVLSVLKLISFLLAASPYLLVTVILGVKYYRAHV
- the LOC122348156 gene encoding sialoadhesin-like isoform X2; the encoded protein is MELSPLPLILLLISKINPGRTQVTDQTKITVKPQSSVFTGDTVTLSCGGRLTGQTVIWYKDFTAIVTGDQTMTLRDVGVSDGGKYACAVRELTTVSQVLTLTVRQRPKPVARVHPDGRALGGQTVTLTCDLRQMDVSSWTYSWNKDDSPVHASDSPEYRIGSVDESHAGRYSCAGHEIGGSRHSHTSDEVTLSVSEAPLSVLSVLKLISFLLAASPYLLVTVILGVKYYRAHV